The nucleotide window ATAATCTTTTCCTTTTGATGCTTCTTCACCAATATTTAAGATTGCTACGCTTGGTTTTGGATTATGCATAATTTCTTGCGCATAAACACTAGCCATAATTGCAAAATTAACAAGATCTTGGGCATCATTTTCTAAATTAGCACCAACATCCAACATTAAAACAGACTTCCCTTTATTAACTGTTGGAATAAAAGGCATAAAAGCTGGCCGTGAAACTCCCGAAATTTCCCCCACAATAAAATGACACGCCGCTAAAAACGCCGCTGTTGAACCACCGGATACCAAGGCATCTACTTTTTGATCACGCAATAATTCAGTTCCACGAACCATTGAACTATTTGGCTTACGACGAACTTCCATCATACCTTCCATCATTGCAATTACTTCTGTTGTAGCAAAAATTTCATATTTTGTATTATCTAATTTTGCTGCTGCTGTGGCAGATTTCAGTTCCTTCTCATCTCCGATTAAGACAAAAGTAACATCGTCATATTTCTTCATAAAAACTTTCAAAGCGTCAATAATTGGTTTAATGCCTAAATCAGTACCCATCATATCAATTGCAATTTTACTCATAATTAAATCTCCTAACTCCTTATTTAATTATAACAAATATTTTAGTTATTTATTTAAGAACCAATATTAAAAAATTAAGTTACTTTTTAGGTAATATTTCAATTAATTGTAACTTAATTTTTCCTTTCCCATCAATTTCTATCACTTTAACTTTAACAATATCATTCAATTGAACAATATCTTCTGCTTTTTCAACATGTTGTTTAGCTAATTTAGAAATATGAATTAAACCATCAAGATTTTCTTTTAAATGAACAAAGACACCAAATTTTTCAATTTTAACAACTGGTCCAATTATTTCTTCTCCAACAACAACTGGCATTGCAATTGCTTTAATTAACTGATATGCTTTTTCAATCGCCGTTGTTTCTTTATGATAAATTGTCACTTGACCATCATCCTCAATATCAATTTTAACATCATCTGATTTTTCAATAATAGCCGTAATCATCTTCCCACCTGGACCAATAACTTCACGAATCTTATCAACAGGAATCATAAATGTTTTCATTTTTGGTGCTGTTGGTGCTAAATGTGCTCGTGGTGCAGAAATAGTTGCCAAAACATTATCTAAAATTGTTAACCGTGCTTTTTTTGCTGCTTTTAAAGCTTCTTGGAGAATTGCTTTGTTAATTCCAGCAATTTTAATATCCATTTGTAAAGCACAAATTCCCGTTGCCGTTCCGGCTACTTTAAAGTCCATATCACCGAGATGATCTTCCATACCTTGAATATCAGTTAAAATAGTATAGTTATTTTTTTCTTTAATTAAACCCATTGCAATCCCAACTACTGGAGCTGTAATTGGCACCCCAGCAGCCATTAGCGCTAATGTGGCAGCACAAATTGATGCTTGTGAAGTACTACCATTTGATTCTAAAACTTCAGAAACAATGCGAATTGTATATGGAAACACTTTTTCACTAGGAATAATTTGTAATAATGCTTTTTCACCTAATGCCCCATGCCCAATTTCTCGCCGTGAAGGAGGACCCATCCGCCCAGTTTCACCAACTGAAAATGCTGGAAAGTTATAATGATGCATAAAACGTTTACCTTCTTCATCGGTAATTCCATCAATAATTTGGTTTTCACCTAATGCCCCTAATGTTACAACTGATAAAACTTGCGTTTCACCCCTAGTAAACAAAGCACTCCCATGAACAACTGGTAAAATATCAATTTCACTACTTAATGGTCGAATTTGATCTAATTTTCGTCCATCTAAACGCGTTTTATCAATTAAAATTTGACGGCGCACTTCTTGGCGAATAATATTATGTAAGGCTGTTTTTAATTCTACTGTCAATTGTTTCTGTTCTTTTTCTGAAAGTGAAACTGGCATAGGATAATTATTAATTGCTTGTTCAATTAAATGTTCAATTGTTTCATAACGTTTTGTTTTTTCTTTAATTCGAGCAGCTGTAATTAAATCTTTCGCATAATTATTATTAACATAAGTAATAATTTCAGGTCGGACCTGAAACAACTCAACTTCCATTTTAGGAACTCCAACTTTAGCAATAATTTCATGCTGAAAAGCAATTAATTGCTGAATAACATCATGGCCTGCTAAAATTGCTTGTAACATTAAATTTTCTGAAACTTCTTTTGCCCCCGCTTCAACCATATTAATTGCTTCAGCAGTTCCTGCAACAATTAATTCCATTTGACCATCATTAATTTGTTCTAATGTTGGATTAATAATAATATTATTTTTTTGGTCAACAGTTACTAATGCACCCGCTACTGGACCAGCAAATGGAATTTTAGAAATGCTAAGTGCTAATGATGCCGCAAATAAACTAACCATTCGTACATCATTGTCATTATCAACAGCAAGAACATTAATAACAATTTGAACTTCATTCCGAAAATTTTCTGAAAATAATGGTCGTAAAGCACGATCAATTACTCGTGCTGATAAGGTCCCATATTCAGATGGTTTCCCTTCTCGTTTTAAAAATCCCCCCGGGATTTTTCCCACTGAATATAATTTTTCTTGAAAAACAACAGTTAAAGGAAAAAAATCAACTTCACTAAGTTTGTTATTAACTGTTGCTGTTACTAAAACAACCGTGTCACCATAACGGACTAAAACTGAACCACTTGCTTGTTTTGCTAATTGACCATGTTCAACAATTAGTTCCTGATTATTTATTATTTTTTTAAATACTTGTTTTGCCATCAAAACTCTTAATCCTCTCTGTTATACTTAATCTTCTTAATTTTATCACACATTATTTTGATATTTACGATATGATATAAATATACAAAAAAATAAGGAGTGTAAGATGAACCAAAAAGCAGTCTATATGGATAATGAAACCTTTGAAACACAAAAAGATCATGCTTTATTATTAGATGTCCGCACTAGTGTTGAATTTAAAGCGTTACGACAAATTCCAAATTCAATCAATGTTTATATTTTTGATTTGCTCCAAGATCCACCTCGTTATTTATCAGACAAAAACCAATTAATTATTACATTATGCAATGGTGGTAATCGTAGTAGTGAAACAGCCTTAGAGCTACGACAATTAGGATATCATAATGCTTATGTTTTAACAACCGGAATTTATGGTTATTATCGTTGAAAAGAACAAAAAACAAAAAAATAAAAAAGTTTTAATTATGCTTAATATCATAATTAAAACTTTTTTTAATAATTATAAATCTTCATAAAAATCATCAGTAATTTTAAACGAACTATTATTTCTTAACTTTTGTAAAATTGTTTTTTCTTCTGGCGATAATTTTGTTGGAATTGTTACAATCACATTAACAATTAAGTCTCCCCGTTTGGTTGATGTTGGTGACTTGAAAAACCCATGATTTGGAATATTAAAAATACTATTTGTTTTTGTATTTGGTGGTAATTTCAAATGAACATCCCCATCAAAAGTTGGAACTTTAACTTCAGCTCCTAGTAAAGCATCTAAATAAGATACTGGTAAATTTAAATGAAGGTTATCATTAACTCGTTTAAAATATTTATTTGGTTTTACTGAAATTTCTAAATAAATATCCCCTCGTGGACCATTATTTAAACCGTAGTTTCCTTTTTCTCGAATTCGTAATTGTTGATTTTCATAAATTGATTTTGGTAAATCAATTTCTACTGTTTCTTTACCTCGATAATTTCCTTGCCCTTTACATTTTGAACATTTATTGGTAATTACTTTTCCTCGCCCTTTACAGTCAGGACATGGTTGTTGTGATTGAATCACACCAAAAAGACTACGTTGTTCTAGGTTAATATAACCATACCCATCACAAGTTGTACAAGTATGAATGTCTTTTTTAGGATCTTTTGCCCCAGTTCCATCACACATTTCACATTTTTTATCAATATTTAAATCTAAGTTTATTTTTTTCCCAAACATTTGTTCTTTTAACGTTAATGTAACACGGGCAGCAATATTTTCCCCTTTAATTGGCTGATTACTAAAACCACGGCGTTTTTTACCACCACCAAAAAAGTTTTCAAAAATATCACCAAAACCACCAAAACCACCAGAGAAAATATCTTCAAAATCTCCAGTACTACTAAAACCATGACTAAAGCCACCAAAGCCGTTAGGGTCAGTTCCAGCATGACCAAACTGATCATAATTACGGCGTTTATTTGGATCAGATAAAACTTCATAAGCTTCATTAATTTCCTTAAACTTTGCTTCGGCATCTTTTTCTTTTGAAACATCAGGGTGATATTTTTTTGCTAATTGTCGAAAAGCACGTTTAATTTCATCATCAGTGGCATTACGATTAACGCCCAATACTTCATAATAGTCTCGTTTTCCCATTACCATCTTCCTACTTTCTCTTTTAAAGAAAAGATAACTAAAAGAATTTTAGTCATCATTATTGTCTTATTTATCTTTTTTGTCATCATCATTCGTAACTTCTGGCTCAGATTGTTCACCTTGTTGATCATTCATAAATTTTGAAGCTTCAGCCATTGCTTGTTCTAATACTGCCATTTTTGCTTCTAAACCAGCATAGTCTTCTTTTTCTAACAATTCTTTGATTTCTTTGGCCATTTCTTCAGAAGTTTTTAACTGTTCAGGATTCATTTTATCCTTATGTCCTTCTAAAGCTTGTGTAATTGTTGAAAGATATGACTCTGCCTTATTACGCAATTCAATGTTTTTTAATTTTTGTTCATCTTTATCTTTATTTTGTTCTGCTTCATCAATCATTCGTTGAATTTCTTCCTCTGTTAATCCTCCACCATTAGTAATGGTAACTGATTGTTCTTTGCTTGTTTTTAAATCTTTTGCTGTAACTGATACAATTCCGTTTGCATCAATTGAAAATTTAACTTCAATTTGGGGAACTCCTTTTGGTGCTGGATCAATGCCAGATAATTGGAAACGTCCTAATGACTTATTATCCGCTGCCATTTTGCGTTCCCCTTGTAAAACATGAATATCAACGGCTGGTTGATTATCAGCAGCGGTTGAAAACACTTGTGATTTTGATGTTGGAATTGTTGTATTACGAGGAATTAAAACAGTTGAAACTCCTCCTAATGTTTCAATTCCTAATGATAATGGTGTAACATCTAATAATAAGACGTCTTTTACATCACCAGCTAAAACTCCTCCTTGAATTGCTGCACCGATTGCAACAACTTCATCGGGGTTAATTGTGCGGTTTGGTTCTTTTCCCAATTCACGTTTAATAACTTCTTGTACCGCTGGAATTCTAGTACTTCCACCAACTAGTAAAACTTGATCTAAATCACTAGGTTTTAATTTCGCGTCAGCTAATGCTTTCCGAACTGGTTCAATTGTTCGTTGAACAAGGCTTTTTGTCATTTCATCAAATTTTGCTCTTGTTAATGTTAAGTTTAAATGTAATGGATTTCCATCACGAGCAGTAATAAATGGTGCTGCAATTTCAGTTTGTAACTGTGAAGAAAGATTTTTTTTCGCTTTTTCTGCTTCTTCTTTCAATCGTTGCATTGCCATTTTATCTGTTTTTAAATTAATACCATTATCCTTTTTAAATTCATCAACCATTCATTGAATAATAACTTCATCAAAGTCATCTCCCCCTAAATGATTATCCCCAGCAGTTGCTAAAACCTCAAATGTTCCATCTGCTAAATCTAAGATTGAAACATCAAAAGTTCCTCCTCCTAAGTCAAATACTAAAACTTTTTGTTCTTTATCAACTTTATCAATTCCATAAGCTAATGCTGCCGCAGTTGGTTCATTAATAATTCTTTCAACTTCTAATCCAGCAATTTTTCCAGCATCTTTTGTTGATTGTCGCTGTGCATCATTAAAATAGGCTGGAACAGTAATAACTGCTTTTGAAATTTTTTGTCCTAATTTTTTTTCAGCATAGTTTTTTAAATAACGTAAAATTTCAGCAGAAATTTGTTCCGGAGTATAATCTTTATTGTTAACAGTAACTTTTTCTGATGTTCCCATTTTACGTTTAATTGAACTAATTGTATTTGGGTTTGTTACTGCTTGTCGTTTTGCTGCATCTCCCACAATAATTTCTTCATTTTTAAATGAAACAACTGATGGTGTTGTTCGTTGACCTTCGGGATTTTCTAAAACTTTAAAATCTTTTCCTTCCATCACAGCAACACATGAATTTGTTGTTCCTAAATCAATACCAATAATTTTTGCCATATTATCATACCTTCCTCTCTCAAATTAGTTATTTTGCCACTTGAACTGATGCATGCCGTAAAACACGATCATGAATCATATATCCTTTTTGTAAAATTTTAACAATACATCCTGATGAAACATCAGTTGTTTCAATAATTTCAATTGCCGAATGGAAATTAGAATTGAAGTGTTCTCCTACTTTTGTTTCCATTGCGGTAATACCTTCTTCTTCAAAAA belongs to Spiroplasma melliferum and includes:
- a CDS encoding molecular chaperone DnaK, with protein sequence MAKIIGIDLGTTNSCVAVMEGKDFKVLENPEGQRTTPSVVSFKNEEIIVGDAAKRQAVTNPNTISSIKRKMGTSEKVTVNNKDYTPEQISAEILRYLKNYAEKKLGQKISKAVITVPAYFNDAQRQSTKDAGKIAGLEVERIINEPTAAALAYGIDKVDKEQKVLVFDLGGGTFDVSILDLADGTFEVLATAGDNHLGGDDFDEVIIQWMVDEFKKDNGINLKTDKMAMQRLKEEAEKAKKNLSSQLQTEIAAPFITARDGNPLHLNLTLTRAKFDEMTKSLVQRTIEPVRKALADAKLKPSDLDQVLLVGGSTRIPAVQEVIKRELGKEPNRTINPDEVVAIGAAIQGGVLAGDVKDVLLLDVTPLSLGIETLGGVSTVLIPRNTTIPTSKSQVFSTAADNQPAVDIHVLQGERKMAADNKSLGRFQLSGIDPAPKGVPQIEVKFSIDANGIVSVTAKDLKTSKEQSVTITNGGGLTEEEIQRMIDEAEQNKDKDEQKLKNIELRNKAESYLSTITQALEGHKDKMNPEQLKTSEEMAKEIKELLEKEDYAGLEAKMAVLEQAMAEASKFMNDQQGEQSEPEVTNDDDKKDK
- a CDS encoding molecular chaperone DnaJ, with amino-acid sequence MGKRDYYEVLGVNRNATDDEIKRAFRQLAKKYHPDVSKEKDAEAKFKEINEAYEVLSDPNKRRNYDQFGHAGTDPNGFGGFSHGFSSTGDFEDIFSGGFGGFGDIFENFFGGGKKRRGFSNQPIKGENIAARVTLTLKEQMFGKKINLDLNIDKKCEMCDGTGAKDPKKDIHTCTTCDGYGYINLEQRSLFGVIQSQQPCPDCKGRGKVITNKCSKCKGQGNYRGKETVEIDLPKSIYENQQLRIREKGNYGLNNGPRGDIYLEISVKPNKYFKRVNDNLHLNLPVSYLDALLGAEVKVPTFDGDVHLKLPPNTKTNSIFNIPNHGFFKSPTSTKRGDLIVNVIVTIPTKLSPEEKTILQKLRNNSSFKITDDFYEDL
- a CDS encoding glycerol-3-phosphate acyltransferase PlsX; translated protein: MSKIAIDMMGTDLGIKPIIDALKVFMKKYDDVTFVLIGDEKELKSATAAAKLDNTKYEIFATTEVIAMMEGMMEVRRKPNSSMVRGTELLRDQKVDALVSGGSTAAFLAACHFIVGEISGVSRPAFMPFIPTVNKGKSVLMLDVGANLENDAQDLVNFAIMASVYAQEIMHNPKPSVAILNIGEEASKGKDYHKEAYKLLANNKKIFFKGNIEPRDITSDVVDIVVTDGFTGNIALKTLEGMAKNLMGVIKHELTKNFYRKLKAFSLRKAFRGVRETFDYRNNAAALVLGLKAIAVKTHGSSDAKSWISTLELTRTAVVNDFVQKMTVKLLKGD
- a CDS encoding polyribonucleotide nucleotidyltransferase; translated protein: MAKQVFKKIINNQELIVEHGQLAKQASGSVLVRYGDTVVLVTATVNNKLSEVDFFPLTVVFQEKLYSVGKIPGGFLKREGKPSEYGTLSARVIDRALRPLFSENFRNEVQIVINVLAVDNDNDVRMVSLFAASLALSISKIPFAGPVAGALVTVDQKNNIIINPTLEQINDGQMELIVAGTAEAINMVEAGAKEVSENLMLQAILAGHDVIQQLIAFQHEIIAKVGVPKMEVELFQVRPEIITYVNNNYAKDLITAARIKEKTKRYETIEHLIEQAINNYPMPVSLSEKEQKQLTVELKTALHNIIRQEVRRQILIDKTRLDGRKLDQIRPLSSEIDILPVVHGSALFTRGETQVLSVVTLGALGENQIIDGITDEEGKRFMHHYNFPAFSVGETGRMGPPSRREIGHGALGEKALLQIIPSEKVFPYTIRIVSEVLESNGSTSQASICAATLALMAAGVPITAPVVGIAMGLIKEKNNYTILTDIQGMEDHLGDMDFKVAGTATGICALQMDIKIAGINKAILQEALKAAKKARLTILDNVLATISAPRAHLAPTAPKMKTFMIPVDKIREVIGPGGKMITAIIEKSDDVKIDIEDDGQVTIYHKETTAIEKAYQLIKAIAMPVVVGEEIIGPVVKIEKFGVFVHLKENLDGLIHISKLAKQHVEKAEDIVQLNDIVKVKVIEIDGKGKIKLQLIEILPKK